The genomic window ataaaattttggatattgATTTTTGGAAGGTTTTGTATCCAGGTATTGTTTCTGAAGCTACTGGAAAGTTTTATGCAAAAGTTTGTTGCGTGGGAaactttgtacaaaaatttctttttctcgTTTCCGCTCATTAATCTGTTGGATTTTACTTGCCTAGACTGCCAGCTTCAGGCACTGTTTATTTGCTGTCTCTTAcgacttattttattgaaaaataaaattttcgactttattGCTTTGTTACAATTCATatatttggaattaaaatttttaagggtATTTAAACCGCTTAcgtattttctgttttttatataatgtaaatttgttaattttccaGGCACCAAGAACAGTAAATTCAGGAACAGAAGAATGTGAAATTTGTTTCATGGTTTTACCATCATCGGTAAATGTTTACcaaaaagtttttgttgaaTTTCGATTAACGAAAGTCTTTCTTACAGATGATGACTGGCTTGGAATGTGGACATCGGTTTTGCACACAATGTTGGGGTGAATATTTAACAACCAAAATAATGGAAGAAGGTGTTGGTCAAACAATCGCATGTGCTGCACATGGATGTGATATTCTAGTGGATGATGCTACAGTAATGAGATTAGTAAGGGATTCAAAAGTGCGATTAAAATATCAACATTTAATCACAAATAGTTTTGTTGaggtaattttgtttatttattttatattttaccagCGAATATCCGTGGCATTATAAAAAAGCACGCGGAAAGTGTTTTCCTTAGTATTTTTGTCCTCTGCTACCTAGAGAAAATTGTGGATATCTTTAGAAAATTAGTGACATATGTTTAACTAGTTTTATTTCTTACATTGTATAGGCTTCAAgaaagttttacaaaatttatcaaatttttttttttacagtgtaacAGATTATTGCGTTGGTGTCCTTCTCCAGATTGTAATAATGCGATTAAAGTTCAGTATGTTGATGCACGGCCCGTAACATGTAAATGTACGCATACATTTTGTTTTGCATGTGGTGAAAATTGGCATGATCCTGTCAAATGTCATTTACTTAAgaaatggattaaaaaatgTGACGATGATTCAGAGACATCAAATTGGATTGCAGCCAATACAAAAGAATGTCCCAAATGTAATGTAACCATAGAAAAAGATGGTGGCTGTAATCATATGGTACGCTTTTATTTTCTCTTAAGTTTATTTAGTTATAGATCATGCTTAGTTAGAGTTCGATCTAGATATTTTACCGCTTCGGACTAAAATAATATTCGCCGCCCTTTGAACTAACTATATAAGCCACGAGCTTGTTTTTCCAAAGACGGGATGTTATATGTATGGTATTGTATGATGGGATGTTTGTCTACTGGGGCTTATGAACAAGTTAACAAAAGTTTATGAGAGtataacatatatgtatgtatgtatgtttataatcTCCGAGTGAAAAGAAAGAGGCGTCCACTAAACTACACCAGGTTTGTGCACccggtattttatattttaaggattCCCCTAAAATGTCGCTTTGTATAACTGTAAGATAAAAGGGTATTCCCCCAAAAATGTTATAGTacttatatttaaactattgcAAATAACTACTTATAGCAACAATTGTGGACTTCCCCAACGTTGACGGGGAATCACCGTCAAACATAAACGGAAGGAAAAGGGTTGCAGTTcagaaatgttaatttaaaaaattcgataaatttttttgaaaaatgaattaatatattctttattaCCTATTTAGGTATTTTTTCTTCCTTTTTCGGCATAGTTGTCTTATAATTTTCTTAGGAggcgttattaaaaaaattataagaccTAATACCACTTTAacgaaaaactttaaaaaaacttcgTCGGTTTGAATTAGAACTGAATGTCATTTATTTCATTGATAGAAACAACATCATCGAAAAGCAAATAATTACATTGTTAATCCGGCAACGTAGTAAGTTAAAGTGGTTGTTGCAACCGTGTAAGGTCTGAATTCAGTTCTCGAAACtggtgtttaattttttgacgtttCTGTTATTCTTTAAGGCAtgattgttaaattaatttttaacaatgctGTATAATCACTTGTTTATTGTTAACCTTAGTGACGAACAGGGGCATATGTTTGTATGCtagattatatttatacaaccaaatatttaaaagcttaaTTAGTACAAATACTAGttttaaagtcattttattattttttttttaggtgtGTAAAAACCAAAACTGTAAAGCAGACTTCTGTTGGGTGTGTTTAGGACCATGGGAACCACATGGTTCATCATGGTATAATTGTAATCGTTACGATGAAGATGAAGCAAAAGCGGCACGTGATGCACAAGAACGTTCTAGATCAGCATTACaacgttatttattttattgtaatcgTTATATGAATCATATgcaatcattaaaatttgaacataAATTGTATGCATCTGTCAAAGAGAAAATGGAAGAAATGCAACAACATAACATGTCATGGATTGAagtacaatttttgaaaaaggctGTTGATATTTTATGTCAATGTCGTCAAACATTAATGTATACATATGTGTTTGCATATTATTTgcgtaaaaataatcaatctgTGATCTTTGAAGAAAATCAAAAAGATTTAGAAAGTGCCACTGAAACACTATCTGAATATTTAGAACGTGATATCACCAGTGAAAATTTAGCTgatattaaacaaaaagttCAAGATAAATATAGGTAAGcgattgtaaatttatttagatgGGAAAAATTCATCtcatatctctgcttctatttaTCGGATTGAGACGAATAGTTACTTTTCGATGGACAAGCTAGCCTATGATAGCTTATGAtagtttatcaatcaataaaatttcatacaatatatgtcttattttattatcagCTGAATGAAGATCGAACTTATACTGTCTCTTGTACTATTCAGTTCTTTTCATAACTAAAAAGTTTTGctcattttgtaattaaaaattttcatatgtattTTGGTTTACattctgaaatattttaaaattcaattcattcaatatttaaaaaaaattttggatcccTGAAAAAAGTAATCCTGAtggctgaaaaaaataatatccgggtgtaaaaaaataacaccgATTTGAgttgaaagaaagaaaaataaatacacttttGAATTTAACAATACAGTAGAAACGCGGTAATCCGACCGGTGTCTAATAATCTGCCGTcccttgtaatccgacatacatataacaataatgaaaatgcagatttattataaatacaataatgctTA from Chrysoperla carnea chromosome 2, inChrCarn1.1, whole genome shotgun sequence includes these protein-coding regions:
- the LOC123294008 gene encoding E3 ubiquitin-protein ligase ariadne-1 isoform X2 codes for the protein MDSEEETLYDDIDSGNESSGDDVDFAMEVESTSTRERQTDIDEYPYEVLSTEEIVQHMVDSIKEVNTVVEIPATTTRNLLNHFKWDKEKLMERFYDGDQEELFAEARVVNPFVKQIITRPKVAPRTVNSGTEECEICFMVLPSSMMTGLECGHRFCTQCWGEYLTTKIMEEGVGQTIACAAHGCDILVDDATVMRLVRDSKVRLKYQHLITNSFVECNRLLRWCPSPDCNNAIKVQYVDARPVTCKCTHTFCFACGENWHDPVKCHLLKKWIKKCDDDSETSNWIAANTKECPKCNVTIEKDGGCNHMVCKNQNCKADFCWVCLGPWEPHGSSWYNCNRYDEDEAKAARDAQERSRSALQRYLFYCNRYMNHMQSLKFEHKLYASVKEKMEEMQQHNMSWIEVQFLKKAVDILCQCRQTLMYTYVFAYYLRKNNQSVIFEENQKDLESATETLSEYLERDITSENLADIKQKVQDKYRYCDSRRKVLLEHVHEGYEKEWWDYTE
- the LOC123294008 gene encoding E3 ubiquitin-protein ligase ariadne-1 isoform X1 — encoded protein: MDSEEETLYDDIDSGNESSGDDVDFAMEVESTSTRERQTDIDEYPYEVLSTEEIVQHMVDSIKEVNTVVEIPATTTRNLLNHFKWDKEKLMERFYDGDQEELFAEARVVNPFVKQIITRPKAPRTVNSGTEECEICFMVLPSSMMTGLECGHRFCTQCWGEYLTTKIMEEGVGQTIACAAHGCDILVDDATVMRLVRDSKVRLKYQHLITNSFVECNRLLRWCPSPDCNNAIKVQYVDARPVTCKCTHTFCFACGENWHDPVKCHLLKKWIKKCDDDSETSNWIAANTKECPKCNVTIEKDGGCNHMVCKNQNCKADFCWVCLGPWEPHGSSWYNCNRYDEDEAKAARDAQERSRSALQRYLFYCNRYMNHMQSLKFEHKLYASVKEKMEEMQQHNMSWIEVQFLKKAVDILCQCRQTLMYTYVFAYYLRKNNQSVIFEENQKDLESATETLSEYLERDITSENLADIKQKVQDKYRYCDSRRKVLLEHVHEGYEKEWWDYTE
- the LOC123294008 gene encoding E3 ubiquitin-protein ligase ariadne-1 isoform X3 encodes the protein MDSEEETLYDDIDSGNESSGDDVDFAMEVESTSTRERQTDIDEYPYEVLSTEEIVQHMVDSIKEVNTVVEIPATTTRNLLNHFKWDKEKLMERFYDGDQEELFAEARVVNPFVKQIITRPKVKNSKVEECEICFMVLPSSMMTGLECGHRFCTQCWGEYLTTKIMEEGVGQTIACAAHGCDILVDDATVMRLVRDSKVRLKYQHLITNSFVECNRLLRWCPSPDCNNAIKVQYVDARPVTCKCTHTFCFACGENWHDPVKCHLLKKWIKKCDDDSETSNWIAANTKECPKCNVTIEKDGGCNHMVCKNQNCKADFCWVCLGPWEPHGSSWYNCNRYDEDEAKAARDAQERSRSALQRYLFYCNRYMNHMQSLKFEHKLYASVKEKMEEMQQHNMSWIEVQFLKKAVDILCQCRQTLMYTYVFAYYLRKNNQSVIFEENQKDLESATETLSEYLERDITSENLADIKQKVQDKYRYCDSRRKVLLEHVHEGYEKEWWDYTE